The following proteins come from a genomic window of Terribacillus aidingensis:
- a CDS encoding PTS glucitol/sorbitol transporter subunit IIB: MGYKAVFVSKGSGGWGTGLRIEPKGKKTKVVSITGGGIHPVAERIAELTGAQAVDGFKNSVPEDEMMCVVIDCGGTARIGLYPMKRIPTVDILGSSPSGPLAKHIKEDIFVSGVTPKEVALAQDAGEEQASAAAEEVRFNTADKKEFKEEYEKVKEEHRSNSDNWLMRFSKGIGKVTGVFYQAGRDSIEMLLKNIIPFMAFVSMLIGIINYTGIGDLIANTMSPLASSIWGLIVIVIICTLPFLSPVLGPGAVIAQVIGVLIGSQIALGNIPPQFALPALFAINGQVGADFVPVGLSLGEAKAETVQYGVPAVLYSRLITGVLAVVIAYFASFGMY; encoded by the coding sequence ATGGGATATAAAGCGGTATTTGTCAGCAAAGGATCTGGCGGATGGGGAACAGGCCTCCGGATTGAACCAAAAGGCAAGAAAACGAAAGTAGTCTCGATTACAGGAGGGGGAATTCATCCTGTAGCTGAACGTATAGCAGAATTGACTGGGGCCCAAGCAGTGGATGGTTTCAAGAACTCGGTACCTGAGGACGAGATGATGTGTGTGGTCATTGATTGCGGAGGCACAGCCAGAATCGGGCTTTATCCGATGAAACGCATTCCGACTGTTGATATTCTTGGTTCCTCACCATCTGGACCGTTAGCGAAACATATCAAAGAAGATATCTTCGTGTCGGGTGTTACACCGAAAGAGGTAGCCCTTGCACAAGATGCAGGAGAGGAGCAGGCTTCGGCTGCTGCTGAAGAAGTAAGATTCAATACTGCTGATAAGAAAGAGTTCAAGGAAGAGTATGAGAAAGTGAAGGAAGAGCATCGTTCCAATAGTGATAACTGGCTGATGCGCTTCTCCAAAGGCATCGGGAAAGTGACAGGAGTCTTCTACCAAGCGGGACGGGATTCCATTGAAATGCTGCTTAAAAATATCATTCCTTTCATGGCGTTTGTGAGCATGCTGATCGGAATCATCAATTACACAGGGATCGGGGACTTGATTGCCAACACGATGTCACCGCTTGCCAGCTCGATTTGGGGACTTATCGTCATCGTCATTATCTGTACGTTGCCGTTCCTGTCACCTGTACTTGGACCTGGGGCAGTAATTGCCCAAGTTATCGGGGTATTGATCGGCAGCCAGATTGCATTGGGCAATATCCCGCCGCAATTTGCATTGCCAGCATTGTTCGCAATAAACGGGCAAGTTGGAGCAGATTTCGTACCGGTAGGATTATCTTTAGGTGAAGCGAAGGCAGAAACAGTCCAGTATGGTGTTCCAGCTGTCTTGTATAGCAGGTTGATTACCGGAGTCCTGGCAGTTGTCATCGCATACTTTGCCAGCTTTGGCATGTATTAA
- a CDS encoding PTS glucitol/sorbitol transporter subunit IIA, which translates to MYQTIVKEIGPMAQAFEADKIVILFGMEAPAELKEISFLHQVEQGAEGNAIKEGGALIIDGQEFQIEKVGSAANENLQTLGHISIYFTEPEGEVLPGAVFASPHTFPIIQKGSKITFK; encoded by the coding sequence ATGTATCAGACAATAGTGAAAGAAATCGGACCGATGGCGCAAGCTTTTGAGGCAGATAAAATCGTTATACTCTTCGGTATGGAAGCCCCCGCTGAATTGAAGGAAATCTCATTCCTGCACCAAGTGGAACAAGGAGCAGAAGGCAATGCAATCAAAGAAGGCGGTGCCTTAATCATAGATGGACAAGAGTTCCAGATAGAAAAGGTAGGTTCGGCTGCGAATGAGAATCTACAGACATTGGGGCATATCTCGATTTATTTCACGGAACCAGAAGGGGAAGTGCTGCCGGGGGCTGTATTTGCAAGTCCGCATACGTTCCCTATCATTCAGAAAGGTAGCAAAATTACATTTAAATAG
- a CDS encoding sugar-binding transcriptional regulator yields the protein MALLGDRRLLVKIAHMYYEEGATQSEIASAIGVSRSLISKYLTKAREAGVVEIIIHEQDDHPYTGLESKVEKRYGLREVICVEANESDASKNRLGAAASNYLLRMIRNGQTIGISSGTTLYEVATAMASSQYFPELQFIPLVGGMGDERVDIHANQIVAKLAEVLKAKCKLLHAPVLVDSKEAREIIVNQSSIKSIFEAGARADIAMVGIGGTPEHSTMVKSYLQQTNGVIEYENVVGDICYNFINEDGRAADNDWNDRVISMDLEHVKQIPLVIGVASGREKIKAIKAALTANLIHVLITDDVTARMLLEA from the coding sequence ATGGCACTTTTGGGAGATAGAAGACTTTTAGTGAAAATCGCCCACATGTACTATGAAGAAGGCGCTACGCAATCAGAGATTGCAAGTGCTATCGGAGTCAGCAGGTCGCTTATCTCTAAGTATCTGACGAAAGCTAGAGAAGCGGGAGTTGTTGAAATCATCATTCATGAGCAAGATGATCATCCGTATACAGGGCTCGAGTCGAAAGTAGAAAAACGTTATGGATTGCGGGAAGTCATTTGTGTAGAAGCGAATGAGAGTGATGCTTCCAAAAACCGATTAGGAGCAGCTGCCAGTAATTATCTGCTTCGTATGATTCGAAATGGACAAACAATTGGAATCAGCTCCGGTACAACATTGTACGAGGTTGCTACAGCAATGGCATCCAGTCAGTATTTTCCGGAACTTCAATTCATTCCACTTGTAGGCGGAATGGGTGATGAACGGGTCGATATCCACGCGAATCAAATCGTAGCAAAACTAGCCGAAGTGCTGAAGGCAAAGTGTAAGCTGCTACACGCTCCGGTATTGGTTGATTCCAAGGAAGCAAGAGAAATTATTGTCAATCAATCTTCTATTAAAAGTATCTTTGAAGCAGGTGCAAGAGCTGATATTGCAATGGTGGGAATTGGCGGAACACCTGAGCATTCGACAATGGTGAAATCATATCTTCAGCAGACAAATGGCGTTATTGAATATGAAAACGTAGTGGGCGATATTTGCTATAACTTCATTAATGAGGATGGACGTGCTGCAGATAATGATTGGAATGACAGAGTGATTTCAATGGATCTTGAGCATGTGAAACAGATACCATTAGTTATCGGCGTTGCCAGCGGCCGGGAAAAAATCAAAGCAATCAAAGCTGCTTTGACTGCGAATTTGATTCACGTTCTCATTACCGATGATGTGACAGCTCGTATGCTCTTAGAAGCATGA
- a CDS encoding TetR/AcrR family transcriptional regulator codes for MSKNATKQKIIDATTALFASKGFAGTTTKEIAKVAGVNEVTLFRHFASKNGIFEQIIESLTFDTVFDEAFFQHIKWDLEQDIRLFGQAFQDKLLEYRSLIFIAMREADLNPEMKELISAFPKSVKQVMLKYLREMHEKEKIMSTNLEIQAMNFVWMHFGYFLSRVRFEGKLISASHDDFLDESTRLFARGLRT; via the coding sequence ATGAGCAAGAATGCAACAAAACAGAAGATCATTGATGCAACGACCGCATTATTCGCTTCCAAAGGATTTGCTGGTACAACAACAAAGGAGATTGCTAAAGTAGCAGGTGTTAATGAAGTAACGCTATTCCGTCATTTTGCCAGTAAGAATGGTATTTTCGAACAAATTATAGAATCCCTGACTTTTGATACTGTGTTCGATGAAGCGTTCTTTCAGCATATAAAGTGGGATTTGGAGCAGGATATAAGACTTTTCGGTCAAGCTTTCCAGGATAAACTGCTAGAGTATCGTTCCTTAATTTTTATAGCTATGAGAGAAGCAGACTTGAATCCGGAGATGAAGGAACTTATTTCAGCTTTCCCGAAATCAGTAAAACAAGTTATGCTGAAATATCTGAGGGAGATGCATGAAAAAGAAAAAATAATGTCGACTAATCTGGAGATCCAGGCAATGAATTTTGTTTGGATGCATTTTGGCTATTTTCTTTCAAGAGTTCGATTCGAGGGAAAATTGATTTCTGCTAGTCATGACGATTTTTTGGATGAGAGTACCAGATTATTTGCTAGGGGATTAAGGACCTAG
- a CDS encoding ABC transporter permease: MKGYLKEKTTWIGIATALAFLMIFLCVWLTAYHDVEDRIGNLRIGIVVQDEQFETGHVEKLKEAIPFRMEQFSEVDEAKKELEGHNLDMVMIIPSHFIQDSMAQGAEVRYIINQAAPSMSKQAMESAANNITDKMDEQLLSQRNTGLNPDDVESLRKKSDSIHAVQPIIEKIHETKAFAASMIPLLITLASFVGSMLLSLNLYSSASKLREHYPAWRIFLSRFILQALLSIVFAVVTICSISGFGFVIHGSLFLVIIFQGLVYFTFMNTSMMFLVIFGPAGMIFNILVLSVQLVTAGIIVPRELLSDFYKELGSYLPATYGTEGYFSIIYGGLGLQREINMLLLILSVTLLIMILKLGVEIIRKSKKA, translated from the coding sequence ATGAAAGGATATCTAAAAGAAAAAACAACATGGATCGGAATTGCAACAGCATTAGCATTCTTGATGATTTTTCTATGTGTCTGGCTTACAGCCTATCACGACGTCGAGGATAGAATTGGGAACTTAAGGATAGGGATAGTTGTGCAGGATGAGCAGTTCGAAACAGGCCATGTAGAGAAGTTAAAAGAGGCGATTCCATTCCGGATGGAGCAATTTTCAGAAGTAGACGAAGCAAAAAAGGAATTAGAGGGTCATAACCTTGACATGGTCATGATCATACCAAGTCATTTTATACAGGATAGTATGGCTCAGGGTGCTGAAGTAAGATATATCATCAATCAAGCTGCGCCATCTATGTCTAAACAAGCGATGGAAAGCGCCGCCAATAATATAACGGATAAGATGGATGAACAACTGCTCTCACAAAGAAATACTGGCTTGAATCCTGATGATGTAGAATCATTAAGGAAGAAAAGTGATTCAATACATGCAGTACAACCCATTATTGAGAAAATACATGAAACGAAAGCTTTTGCTGCTTCCATGATTCCGTTGCTCATAACTTTGGCATCCTTTGTAGGTTCGATGCTTTTAAGCTTGAACCTATATAGTTCTGCGTCAAAACTAAGAGAACATTATCCGGCGTGGCGGATTTTCTTGTCTCGTTTTATTCTGCAAGCATTACTATCGATTGTTTTTGCAGTCGTCACTATATGCTCGATAAGTGGTTTCGGGTTCGTAATTCATGGTAGTTTGTTTCTTGTGATTATTTTTCAAGGGCTTGTTTACTTTACATTTATGAATACTTCCATGATGTTTCTAGTGATATTCGGACCAGCTGGGATGATTTTTAACATTCTTGTATTATCCGTACAGCTTGTGACAGCTGGTATAATTGTTCCTCGCGAGTTATTGTCCGATTTTTATAAGGAGTTAGGTAGTTATCTACCAGCAACATATGGAACAGAAGGATATTTTTCAATTATTTATGGAGGACTTGGTCTTCAGCGAGAAATCAATATGTTATTGCTTATTCTATCTGTGACACTGTTGATTATGATTTTAAAGTTAGGCGTAGAAATCATCAGGAAATCTAAGAAGGCTTGA
- a CDS encoding TetR/AcrR family transcriptional regulator: MSITYPDKRVERTQQALREALLKLMANKPLSKIHISEITEAAGVSRGSFYTHYEKKDDLLDELSEAMLDEMTSAFRKPYEALGTVDLRSLPPESIVLFNHFLENKAFYQLMLGTTTNNFFKEKMTNQLHHLFRTDYAFYFRQIDAEIDLELFCTYRIHGMIGLIVEWIQKGFDKPASCMAEQLLHIFRFHTESVMIRH, translated from the coding sequence GTGAGTATTACCTATCCAGATAAACGCGTTGAAAGAACCCAGCAGGCATTAAGAGAAGCTTTGCTGAAACTAATGGCGAACAAGCCCCTTTCTAAGATACACATTTCCGAAATAACGGAAGCTGCCGGTGTCAGCCGCGGCTCATTTTATACACATTATGAGAAGAAAGATGATCTTCTTGATGAATTATCTGAGGCTATGCTGGATGAGATGACTTCCGCTTTCCGAAAGCCATATGAGGCATTGGGGACGGTTGACTTACGAAGCCTCCCGCCAGAATCCATTGTTCTATTCAATCATTTTCTGGAGAATAAAGCATTCTACCAGCTGATGCTTGGTACCACTACCAATAATTTTTTCAAAGAAAAGATGACGAATCAGCTCCATCACCTTTTCCGGACAGATTATGCCTTCTACTTCCGTCAAATAGATGCAGAAATAGATCTGGAATTGTTTTGTACGTACCGTATCCACGGTATGATTGGACTGATCGTTGAATGGATCCAGAAAGGATTCGATAAACCCGCTTCATGTATGGCCGAACAGCTGCTGCATATATTCAGGTTTCATACAGAGAGTGTTATGATTAGACACTGA
- a CDS encoding SDR family NAD(P)-dependent oxidoreductase, with amino-acid sequence MMTFPVLEGKVAIVTGAAMGMGLATAKLFAEAKAKVVVADFNEEKGKAAVEEIEAAGGTAFFVKVDVSDSAEVKQMVEETVAKFGRLDVAINNAALTPDNAPAAEFDEAYWNRLIAVDLTGTALCMKYELQQMIKQGEGGSIVNISSVSGFRPQPNNIAYVAAKHGVVGMTKVAALENGPMNIRVNTVAPGAIDTPMLRGSLEETGQTEEEFAPMLSLLGRFGQPEEIAQASLWLASDQSSYVTGTTIHADAGYTSR; translated from the coding sequence ATGATGACATTTCCAGTTTTAGAAGGTAAAGTAGCAATCGTAACTGGCGCAGCAATGGGGATGGGCCTGGCAACTGCGAAACTATTCGCTGAAGCGAAAGCGAAGGTTGTCGTAGCAGATTTCAATGAAGAAAAAGGTAAAGCGGCAGTCGAAGAAATTGAAGCTGCTGGCGGAACTGCTTTCTTCGTGAAAGTGGATGTATCTGATTCAGCAGAAGTAAAACAGATGGTAGAAGAGACAGTAGCGAAGTTCGGACGTCTGGATGTGGCTATCAATAATGCAGCTCTTACACCGGATAATGCACCAGCAGCAGAATTCGACGAAGCGTATTGGAACCGTTTGATCGCGGTGGATTTAACAGGTACAGCGCTTTGTATGAAATATGAATTACAGCAAATGATCAAGCAAGGTGAAGGCGGCAGTATCGTAAACATTTCTTCTGTCAGCGGCTTCCGTCCGCAGCCAAATAACATCGCATATGTTGCAGCGAAGCATGGCGTTGTAGGTATGACAAAGGTTGCAGCTCTTGAAAATGGTCCAATGAACATCCGTGTAAACACAGTCGCTCCTGGAGCCATTGATACACCGATGCTCAGAGGTTCTTTGGAAGAAACTGGACAGACAGAAGAGGAATTCGCACCGATGCTAAGCCTTCTTGGCAGATTCGGTCAACCGGAAGAGATTGCTCAAGCAAGCCTATGGCTGGCATCTGATCAATCTTCTTATGTAACTGGTACTACGATTCATGCCGATGCAGGTTATACAAGCAGATAA
- a CDS encoding sensor histidine kinase, translated as MGKLLRRRRFGLLGQIVLLVTILLVISLLLVSALFIRKVDEIVEEDAGNTAMAVAKLTAKDETILEHLEERENDDIIQQESLKIQQNSGADYVVIADTNGIRISHPEPERIGKPTQTSNDPVLEEGKEVIYEGYGISGYAVKAKTPIRNEAGEIIGVASVGFLKQNLNDQILSYIQEVIIWFLLIFAVGLVGAYFVAKRVKKLIYGLEPEEISFLFKEKETTLASIKDATIAIDRKGHITSINRRAQEIFKRKSVLEDAIDQTNLQSLYQAVLADGQGKYNKYTFVAGDIYIVDASPIREAEETLGVVFTLRPETEVIDVSETIAKMKQQADQMRASNHEFMNKLNTLYGLISLKQYDKALVLISEEVEEQQSVVNVLMASIKEPMIAACLLGKFNRAKELKVSLTIDESSSMNIDMRPEATEKIVTIIGNVLENALESSSKHQGTEGRVFVSFTDLGQEVIVDIEDNGKRLTEKEKQAVLVDGYSTKKDAGDGHGIGLTIVQAALEKLSGTLYYGDSEAGGTLATIVLPKGSVENGSNERSDSGR; from the coding sequence ATGGGGAAATTGCTGAGAAGGCGTCGTTTTGGTTTACTAGGTCAGATTGTCCTTTTAGTGACAATCCTGCTCGTGATCAGTCTATTATTAGTAAGCGCTCTATTCATAAGGAAAGTGGATGAGATAGTCGAGGAGGATGCAGGAAACACAGCGATGGCTGTTGCTAAACTTACTGCGAAGGATGAAACGATTCTTGAACATCTGGAGGAGAGGGAAAATGACGATATAATCCAGCAGGAGTCGTTAAAGATTCAGCAAAATAGCGGTGCAGACTATGTTGTCATCGCTGATACGAACGGAATCCGCATTTCTCACCCAGAACCGGAGAGAATCGGCAAACCGACACAGACGAGCAATGACCCTGTATTGGAAGAAGGAAAGGAAGTCATTTACGAAGGATATGGTATCTCCGGTTATGCGGTTAAAGCGAAAACACCGATAAGAAATGAAGCTGGTGAGATCATTGGTGTAGCTTCGGTCGGCTTTCTTAAGCAGAACCTGAATGACCAAATACTTTCCTACATACAGGAGGTCATCATCTGGTTTCTGCTTATTTTCGCAGTTGGGCTGGTAGGTGCCTATTTCGTGGCGAAACGAGTAAAAAAGCTGATTTATGGATTAGAACCAGAGGAGATTTCCTTCTTATTCAAAGAAAAGGAGACAACGCTGGCATCGATCAAAGATGCTACCATTGCCATCGATCGCAAAGGTCATATCACATCTATTAATCGAAGAGCCCAAGAAATATTCAAGCGTAAATCCGTGCTGGAGGATGCCATCGATCAGACAAATCTGCAATCCCTTTATCAAGCTGTTTTGGCAGATGGCCAAGGAAAATATAATAAATATACATTTGTAGCTGGCGATATTTACATAGTAGATGCTTCTCCAATTAGAGAAGCAGAAGAAACATTGGGAGTCGTGTTTACATTACGTCCCGAAACTGAAGTGATTGACGTGTCAGAGACAATAGCAAAAATGAAGCAGCAAGCAGATCAGATGCGGGCTTCCAATCATGAATTCATGAATAAATTAAATACATTGTATGGCTTAATCAGTCTGAAGCAATATGATAAGGCACTCGTACTTATCTCCGAAGAAGTGGAGGAGCAGCAGAGTGTTGTCAATGTACTGATGGCAAGCATAAAGGAACCGATGATCGCAGCCTGCCTATTAGGGAAATTCAATCGTGCCAAAGAACTAAAAGTGTCATTGACAATTGATGAAAGCAGCAGCATGAACATCGATATGCGGCCGGAAGCAACAGAGAAAATCGTCACGATCATCGGCAATGTACTAGAGAATGCACTTGAATCCTCTTCAAAGCATCAAGGTACCGAAGGAAGAGTGTTTGTGTCTTTCACAGATTTAGGGCAAGAAGTGATAGTCGATATCGAGGACAATGGGAAGCGGCTTACTGAAAAGGAAAAACAGGCAGTGTTGGTAGATGGTTATTCAACCAAAAAGGATGCTGGCGATGGGCATGGAATTGGACTGACTATCGTACAGGCAGCACTGGAGAAACTAAGTGGTACTTTGTATTATGGGGACAGTGAAGCAGGAGGAACACTCGCAACAATTGTTCTCCCGAAAGGAAGCGTGGAAAATGGATCGAATGAACGTTCTGATAGTGGAAGATAA
- a CDS encoding response regulator gives MDRMNVLIVEDNVEASMIFQNYLNQMEGYRLIGVAENGEQAKSLLQALKPDLVLLDVYLPDMNGIEILWFIRQNYRRTDVILLTAANDTETVGEAMRGGVYSYLIKPVDGDRFHRVLKEYSIYKRELQPGNEIGQQQVDAFFHPNIHTAEAVEQEDYPKGVDRHTLESVRQAMKEQQNSEKAEEVAAKVGISHSTVRRYLEYLVSRKEAEVEVTYGTVGRPVRKYKYRAENTS, from the coding sequence ATGGATCGAATGAACGTTCTGATAGTGGAAGATAATGTAGAAGCATCAATGATATTTCAGAATTACTTGAATCAGATGGAAGGGTATCGACTGATTGGTGTTGCAGAAAATGGTGAGCAGGCAAAGAGTCTTCTTCAGGCATTGAAGCCTGACTTGGTACTGCTAGACGTTTATCTGCCTGATATGAATGGTATTGAAATCCTATGGTTCATCCGCCAGAATTACCGGAGGACAGATGTCATCCTGCTGACAGCAGCGAATGATACGGAGACGGTCGGTGAGGCAATGCGTGGGGGCGTATACAGTTATCTGATAAAACCAGTGGATGGCGATCGCTTCCATCGTGTCCTAAAGGAATATTCTATCTATAAAAGAGAACTTCAACCGGGCAATGAAATAGGTCAGCAGCAAGTAGACGCATTTTTTCACCCGAACATACATACAGCAGAAGCAGTGGAGCAGGAGGACTATCCAAAAGGAGTCGACCGTCATACCTTGGAATCGGTGCGACAAGCAATGAAGGAGCAGCAGAACAGCGAAAAGGCTGAGGAAGTAGCAGCGAAAGTAGGCATAAGCCATTCCACTGTCCGTCGCTACTTGGAATATCTGGTATCGAGAAAAGAAGCAGAGGTCGAAGTCACCTATGGAACAGTCGGAAGACCTGTACGCAAGTATAAATACAGAGCTGAAAACACATCCTGA
- a CDS encoding citrate:proton symporter encodes MLSLLGFSMVAVFMYLIMSKKLSPLVALTLIPILFGIIGGFTSSLGPMMLEGVEGIAATAIMILFAILYFGVMIDAGLFDPLINFILKVVKGDPLKIVVGTSILSMMVALDGDGTTTYMITVSALLPLYKRLGMNRLILATVAMLSMGVMNITPWGGASAMAMAALNLEASELFIPIIPVMGVGLVYAITVAFILGRKERKRLGVVQLDDQTHREISAAEEVPAYRRPKLVWVNLLLTIALLVCLIMDFISLTILFMVAFAVALMINYPRMSDQQERMAAHAKNGLAVTTIVIAAGIFTGIMSGTEMIDAMANTLVSIIPEFMSPYLAVIIAIISAPFTFFMSNNAFYLGVLPILAEAAQAYGVSKVEIGRAALLGQPVHVLSPLVAAAHLLIGMVGIQFGELQRYAMLWAFGSTIVMTIAALIFGVISIG; translated from the coding sequence TTGTTATCTTTATTGGGCTTCTCCATGGTTGCTGTATTTATGTATTTAATTATGTCTAAAAAGCTATCGCCGCTTGTGGCGTTGACGCTTATTCCTATCCTGTTCGGAATAATTGGCGGTTTCACTTCTTCGCTCGGACCGATGATGCTGGAAGGTGTAGAGGGAATAGCGGCCACCGCTATTATGATCCTGTTTGCTATCCTTTACTTCGGAGTCATGATTGATGCTGGTCTTTTCGATCCGCTGATCAATTTCATTTTGAAGGTGGTTAAGGGAGATCCGCTTAAAATCGTTGTTGGTACATCTATTCTTTCTATGATGGTAGCACTTGATGGAGACGGTACAACGACATATATGATCACTGTTTCAGCCTTGCTGCCGCTTTACAAACGATTAGGTATGAATCGTTTGATTCTTGCTACAGTAGCCATGCTTTCAATGGGAGTCATGAATATCACCCCATGGGGCGGGGCTTCGGCTATGGCTATGGCTGCTTTGAATCTGGAAGCATCTGAGCTGTTCATACCGATAATTCCTGTTATGGGAGTAGGGCTCGTTTATGCGATAACAGTAGCTTTCATCCTTGGAAGAAAGGAAAGGAAGCGTCTCGGGGTTGTGCAGCTGGATGATCAAACGCACAGAGAAATCAGTGCCGCAGAAGAGGTGCCAGCTTATCGCCGTCCGAAGCTCGTTTGGGTCAACTTGCTGCTTACAATAGCATTGCTTGTCTGCCTAATCATGGACTTCATCTCGCTGACAATATTGTTCATGGTTGCTTTTGCTGTCGCTCTGATGATCAACTACCCACGTATGAGTGATCAGCAGGAACGAATGGCTGCGCATGCGAAAAACGGATTAGCAGTTACGACGATAGTCATAGCTGCTGGTATTTTCACAGGTATCATGTCTGGAACGGAAATGATTGATGCTATGGCGAATACACTTGTATCCATCATCCCAGAGTTCATGTCTCCTTATCTCGCTGTCATCATTGCCATCATCAGTGCGCCATTTACATTCTTTATGTCCAATAATGCATTCTATCTGGGCGTACTGCCGATCCTGGCAGAAGCAGCACAGGCGTACGGTGTCAGCAAGGTAGAAATCGGTCGTGCGGCGTTGCTTGGGCAGCCAGTGCACGTATTGAGTCCGCTAGTAGCCGCAGCACATCTTCTGATCGGAATGGTAGGTATCCAATTTGGTGAATTGCAGCGCTATGCTATGCTCTGGGCATTCGGATCGACCATTGTGATGACGATTGCAGCGTTGATATTTGGAGTTATCAGTATCGGGTAA
- a CDS encoding type 1 glutamine amidotransferase domain-containing protein, giving the protein MSKKIAVLITDEFEDIEYTSPVKAYEEAGHSVVNIEFEAGKEVNGKHGEKVKIDKAISDVDASDFDALLIPGGFSPDLLRGDDRPGEFAKAFVENEKPVFAICHGPQVLIDTDLLKGKDITGYRSVRKDLINAGANYKDEEVVVSHNIVTSRTPDDLEAFNRESLNLLK; this is encoded by the coding sequence ATGAGTAAAAAAATCGCAGTTTTAATTACAGATGAATTTGAAGATATCGAATATACAAGTCCGGTAAAAGCATACGAAGAAGCTGGCCACAGTGTCGTAAACATTGAGTTCGAAGCTGGTAAAGAAGTTAATGGTAAGCACGGCGAGAAAGTGAAAATCGACAAAGCGATTTCCGATGTGGATGCAAGTGATTTCGATGCATTATTGATTCCTGGAGGATTCTCTCCTGACTTGCTTCGCGGAGATGACCGTCCTGGTGAATTTGCGAAAGCTTTCGTAGAAAATGAAAAACCTGTATTCGCCATCTGCCATGGTCCGCAAGTATTGATCGATACAGACTTGCTAAAAGGCAAGGATATTACAGGCTATCGCAGTGTTCGTAAAGACTTGATCAATGCTGGTGCTAACTACAAAGATGAAGAGGTAGTCGTAAGCCATAACATCGTAACAAGCAGAACACCTGATGATTTGGAAGCATTCAACCGCGAATCATTGAATCTGTTGAAATAA